A stretch of the Desulfobacter sp. genome encodes the following:
- a CDS encoding FAD-dependent oxidoreductase, whose protein sequence is MTQIQPKSHWMTTRDYVPGKSLQGEIDADVAIIGGGYTGLSTAYHLKKEDPGLKIVLLESEIIGYGASGRNGGFNMTLFGPTLSEHYGPAVRQGKGQRGPSLHGKIRGPSKTPG, encoded by the coding sequence ATGACTCAGATCCAGCCCAAAAGCCATTGGATGACAACCCGGGATTATGTACCGGGCAAAAGCCTTCAAGGGGAGATTGATGCAGATGTGGCCATTATCGGAGGCGGGTATACAGGTCTTTCAACCGCCTATCACCTGAAAAAGGAGGATCCCGGCCTCAAGATTGTTCTTTTGGAGAGTGAAATCATCGGATACGGGGCCAGCGGCAGGAACGGAGGATTTAATATGACCCTGTTCGGCCCGACCCTGAGTGAGCATTACGGCCCTGCGGTTCGGCAGGGCAAAGGCCAAAGAGGCCCATCATTACATGGAAAGATCCGTGGACCTTCTAAAACACCTGGTTGA
- a CDS encoding stress response translation initiation inhibitor YciH, with translation MKKKDFNSRLVYSTDLGRICPDCNQPSKACICKKTKAHTNLEKEEKITVERSTKGRKGKGVTLIKGLALEGPALKALAKQLKQKCSTGGTVKNNVIELQGNHREVLVGFLKSLGHKAVKAGG, from the coding sequence TTGAAAAAAAAAGACTTTAACAGCAGGCTTGTTTATTCCACAGATCTGGGCAGAATATGTCCTGACTGCAATCAACCGTCTAAAGCATGTATCTGCAAAAAAACAAAGGCACACACGAATCTTGAAAAAGAGGAAAAAATCACCGTGGAAAGATCGACCAAGGGCAGAAAGGGAAAAGGGGTGACCCTGATCAAAGGGCTTGCCCTTGAAGGCCCTGCCTTAAAAGCGCTTGCAAAACAACTCAAACAAAAATGCAGTACCGGCGGTACGGTGAAAAACAATGTTATCGAACTCCAGGGAAACCACCGGGAGGTATTGGTTGGATTCCTGAAATCCCTTGGACACAAGGCTGTAAAGGCCGGAGGATAG
- the dctP gene encoding TRAP transporter substrate-binding protein DctP: MKKGMCILVLAWMVMIWAASPLYAKVIRWKMTSTWPSSISLIEADQAFVKAVNHLCKGKLQIQFFTGGTLMPSYEVFDAVSKGAIQAAGDWPNYWAGKDRVFDSLGSYPMGLTPMDYLLWIYSGGGLSIYQEAYGKFGMHYLVTGVTPMECGIRSNKPIKKLDDLKGMKIRMSGKIQGHLLEDLKAAQVAMAGQEIYQAMQKGTIDACEFSSPSSDWGMGFGEVTKFWAVPGWHQLASVMGVMINEKAWNDLPPDLQETVQYAAKVATIEFLCKPVMSG; encoded by the coding sequence ATGAAAAAAGGCATGTGTATTCTGGTTCTGGCATGGATGGTAATGATTTGGGCGGCAAGCCCGTTGTACGCCAAGGTGATCCGGTGGAAAATGACCTCCACCTGGCCGTCGTCCATCTCCCTGATTGAGGCGGATCAGGCCTTTGTAAAAGCGGTAAACCACCTGTGCAAGGGTAAACTTCAAATTCAGTTTTTTACCGGCGGCACCCTGATGCCCTCCTATGAAGTATTTGACGCCGTGAGCAAGGGAGCCATTCAGGCGGCGGGTGACTGGCCCAACTATTGGGCCGGCAAGGACCGGGTGTTTGACTCTCTGGGTTCCTATCCCATGGGGCTGACCCCCATGGACTACCTGCTCTGGATATACAGCGGCGGCGGACTTTCTATTTACCAGGAAGCATATGGAAAGTTTGGCATGCACTATCTGGTCACCGGGGTGACGCCCATGGAATGCGGAATCCGCAGCAATAAACCCATCAAAAAACTGGACGATCTCAAGGGGATGAAGATCCGCATGTCCGGCAAGATCCAGGGGCATCTGCTGGAAGACCTCAAGGCTGCCCAGGTGGCCATGGCAGGTCAGGAGATTTACCAGGCCATGCAAAAAGGCACCATTGACGCCTGCGAATTTTCCAGTCCTTCATCTGACTGGGGCATGGGATTTGGTGAAGTGACCAAATTCTGGGCCGTTCCCGGATGGCATCAGCTCGCCTCTGTCATGGGGGTGATGATCAATGAAAAAGCCTGGAACGATCTGCCCCCCGATCTTCAGGAAACCGTGCAATACGCGGCCAAGGTTGCCACCATTGAGTTCTTGTGCAAGCCAGTGATGTCCGGTTAG
- a CDS encoding IS4 family transposase: MTHISVPKKQLRSLNFDNFRCPLIKSLSKAPELQSRGDRPLKMTFEDQINALVYFHLQEHKSARHLIQDLKENVFAKENIAPDGGISRSSFCEAINHRGLEQLQFIFEDLYKQALECHPGEHAELGELVSIDGSLINAVLSMHWANYRKGSKKAKVHCGFDINHGIPNKIFLTEGNGAERTFVPKILSKGQTGVMDRGYQSHKEFDLLQEQGKHFVCRIKTRTTRTIIDNHETPSDSYIFYDALVKLGTPNQNQTKRPVRVVGYKIAGVKYYVATDRHDLTAEQIATIYKLRWTIEDFFKWWKEHLKVYHLIARSEYGLMVQILGGLITYLLLAIHCQKQFNEKVTIKRVRQLRTAILNDLFGCEEQGSHSSNRDNIVKDQKIIEQAKT; this comes from the coding sequence ATGACGCACATCTCAGTCCCTAAAAAACAACTACGGTCTCTAAACTTTGACAATTTCAGGTGCCCTCTGATAAAGTCACTTTCAAAAGCACCGGAATTACAATCTCGAGGAGACCGCCCTTTAAAAATGACATTCGAAGACCAGATAAATGCTTTGGTTTATTTCCATCTTCAGGAGCACAAGTCTGCCCGACATTTAATTCAGGATCTCAAGGAGAATGTTTTTGCTAAAGAAAATATTGCGCCAGACGGTGGTATCAGCCGTAGTAGTTTCTGTGAAGCCATCAATCACAGGGGACTCGAACAACTGCAATTTATCTTTGAGGATCTTTATAAACAGGCTCTTGAGTGTCATCCGGGTGAACACGCCGAGTTAGGAGAGTTGGTTTCCATTGACGGTAGTCTCATAAATGCAGTCCTTTCAATGCACTGGGCGAACTACAGAAAAGGAAGTAAAAAAGCCAAAGTACATTGCGGATTTGACATTAATCACGGAATCCCAAACAAAATCTTTTTGACTGAAGGCAACGGCGCTGAACGCACTTTTGTTCCCAAAATACTTTCCAAGGGGCAAACAGGTGTTATGGATCGTGGATATCAATCCCATAAAGAATTTGACCTGCTTCAGGAGCAAGGCAAACATTTTGTCTGCCGTATAAAAACCAGGACAACAAGAACAATTATTGATAACCACGAGACCCCTTCCGACAGCTACATTTTTTATGATGCACTGGTTAAACTTGGTACTCCGAATCAAAACCAGACGAAAAGGCCTGTTCGGGTTGTTGGCTATAAAATTGCTGGCGTCAAATACTATGTGGCAACTGACAGGCATGATTTAACAGCGGAACAAATAGCAACAATTTATAAACTCCGGTGGACCATTGAGGATTTTTTCAAATGGTGGAAAGAACATCTGAAGGTATATCATCTCATTGCCCGCAGTGAATACGGCCTTATGGTTCAGATTCTTGGCGGCCTTATCACTTACCTGTTACTGGCAATCCATTGCCAAAAACAGTTTAATGAAAAGGTCACGATCAAAAGAGTTCGGCAGCTGCGAACCGCCATTCTAAATGACCTGTTTGGCTGCGAGGAGCAGGGCTCTCATAGTTCAAACAGGGACAATATTGTCAAAGATCAAAAAATTATTGAGCAAGCAAAAACCTAA
- a CDS encoding TetR/AcrR family transcriptional regulator: MGRKSNAPERRDQIVWALYDCLVEKGHEKVTIKEIAKKAGLPPGVIHYYFKTKDEIVSNLGNAIIEKYSTEIRILIRQAQSPDQQVKSAIEFITDRLIFNLSLNRVFYNLIQMGFEREELMTAVSHMFDNYRKQMASVFKAAGGKEESRLLSACLVAVAEGFSLQFMVDPKALSRKDVNTVIIGLIEDRLNIKIPE, encoded by the coding sequence ATGGGCAGAAAGAGCAATGCACCTGAACGTCGGGACCAGATTGTCTGGGCGCTCTATGATTGTCTGGTTGAAAAAGGCCATGAAAAAGTGACCATAAAGGAAATTGCCAAAAAGGCAGGCCTGCCCCCGGGGGTCATCCACTATTATTTTAAAACCAAAGACGAGATTGTTTCAAATCTTGGCAATGCCATCATTGAAAAATATTCCACTGAAATCCGAATTCTCATCCGCCAGGCCCAATCCCCTGACCAACAAGTTAAATCTGCAATTGAATTCATCACGGACCGCTTGATCTTTAACCTCTCCTTAAACCGGGTCTTTTACAATCTCATTCAAATGGGGTTTGAACGAGAGGAACTCATGACTGCGGTCAGCCATATGTTTGACAACTATCGAAAACAAATGGCCTCTGTGTTTAAGGCCGCCGGGGGGAAAGAGGAGAGCCGGCTTTTAAGCGCCTGTCTGGTTGCCGTGGCAGAAGGATTTTCCCTTCAGTTCATGGTTGACCCAAAGGCGTTAAGCCGGAAAGATGTCAACACCGTGATCATTGGTTTGATTGAAGATCGGCTGAACATCAAAATTCCAGAATAA
- a CDS encoding IS3 family transposase: protein MNAALTLSCDIGKKPSCEAFGIPRSSFYRFHSPKKHIGVSRTGSPLSLNSDEQQTVLDILHSEKYQDRAPYQVYASLLDNGQYYCSIRTMYRLLHKEHGSVPERRRQVNRPKYKKPELLATGPNQVWSWDITKLKSVTKWTYFYLYVIMDIFSRYVVGWMVAHREQTALAKKLIEKSCENQKILPGQLGLHADRGASMKSKGVAQLLVDLGVTKTHSRPHVSNDNPYSEAQFKTLKYCPQFPKTFGAIQDARAFCQDFFGYYNKEHYHSGIGLVTPEQFHYGIAKDIYESRCRTLEDAFIQNPKRFKGKIPRPPALPEEAWINKPEQKEKDIIGA from the coding sequence ATGAATGCCGCCCTAACGTTAAGTTGCGATATTGGAAAAAAGCCTTCATGTGAGGCTTTCGGTATTCCCCGATCATCTTTTTACAGATTTCATTCTCCAAAAAAACATATTGGAGTTAGTCGGACCGGATCTCCCCTTTCTTTGAATTCTGATGAACAACAAACGGTTTTGGATATTTTACATTCTGAAAAATATCAAGATCGAGCCCCATATCAGGTATATGCTTCTCTTCTTGATAACGGGCAATACTATTGTTCCATCAGAACGATGTATCGGCTTCTTCACAAAGAACATGGTTCTGTGCCGGAGCGAAGACGGCAGGTAAATCGCCCGAAATATAAAAAACCTGAATTGCTGGCAACAGGACCTAATCAGGTTTGGTCCTGGGATATTACCAAGTTGAAAAGTGTCACAAAATGGACCTACTTCTATCTATATGTAATCATGGATATTTTCAGCAGGTATGTTGTCGGCTGGATGGTCGCCCATAGAGAACAAACAGCATTGGCCAAAAAGCTAATTGAAAAGTCCTGTGAAAACCAGAAGATATTACCCGGTCAGCTTGGGCTACATGCAGATCGGGGAGCCAGTATGAAATCCAAAGGGGTTGCCCAGCTTCTTGTCGATTTAGGGGTAACCAAAACCCACAGTCGACCACATGTCAGCAATGATAACCCATACTCTGAAGCCCAGTTTAAAACATTGAAATATTGTCCACAATTTCCCAAAACTTTTGGTGCTATTCAGGATGCAAGAGCCTTCTGCCAGGATTTTTTTGGATACTACAACAAAGAGCATTACCATTCTGGTATTGGCCTGGTAACCCCAGAACAATTTCATTATGGCATTGCTAAAGATATTTATGAATCTCGCTGCCGAACATTGGAGGATGCATTTATTCAAAACCCAAAACGATTTAAGGGAAAAATACCGAGGCCACCGGCTTTACCAGAAGAAGCCTGGATTAACAAACCGGAACAAAAAGAGAAGGATATTATTGGAGCTTAA